From Humisphaera borealis, the proteins below share one genomic window:
- a CDS encoding glycoside hydrolase family 88 protein, with the protein MMKLKRPKRSATPPRQRGTRPGLEPLESRVLFAFSANVNFQPAGVPVPVGYVADTGLVYGARNGLTYGWNAANNNGLDRNSSLSPDQRYDTFNRLQATGAGNTWEIAVPNGSYQVTIVGGDSWIGGVYKIDVEGVRAIDGVQTDASRWLSGSKTIAVTDGKLTVKAGSGASGAKVNFIQITEVPPPNPQPVISGLSLVNAATEQVIGTLTNGQEINQAVVGDQLSVLATIGGTTSGSVKFDLDGTYSRVESGLPYTLFGDNPGDILPGPLPVGTHQLVVTPYSAVNAGGIAGTPVTINFTVVNAAPPLFAAKINFQPAGTPIPAGYLADTGLVYGVRNGLTYGWNAANPNMVDRNAVESPDQLRDTFARLQAANSGTIWEIAVPNGNYQVTIVGGDAWIGGVYKIEVEGALAIDGVQTSASRWLTGNKTVVVSDGKLTVKAASGAQGAKVNFIDITAVPTVPPGSVPSIAGVTLVNAATDSDLGALFNGRAINLAELGTQLNLRADLGANPAGSVRFSIDGVSVRVDDGAIYTIGGDNGSDYLPWTPTVGNHRLVVTPYTGPGGTGTAGTAKTVDFKVINQPPPTVAAVTLVNAATDKDIFPLTEGQILNLYTLGRQLNINATLATSLTTASVKFVFDGVSRIESSAPFAAFSDDGGDFVAWTPSPGPHTLVITPYSGTGATGLAGPSVTVNFTVIDVAPPIVSALMLVNTATGEPVLPLTNGMTLDLTQTGSALTVRANVSPSTPAGMVSFLLDGWKRTVDTAGPFFAPGDDGTATLELTPGFHTLTVIAATAGDTPIAGPAYSVSFTVTPFAPTVSPNTVVDQRLATLLNFSARQLNLTLDDFAGTGKFPQVTLPNGLWSQVTAATWSSGFMPGMLWQMFNATGDDYWREKAIPLANAFKGNVTWTEDTEFRCFVPMLQLYAVTGDTAIRDLLLTAAANKSAQFDPDVQGFFTSWRTSSSGNPKANFGVLMDQMMDLELLFWAAKQTGNQTYYNQAVANARTVAKHLVRPDGSSFHWGYFDKDTGDFISGETAQGYANNSTWARGQAWGMYAFAMAYRETGLTEFLDTARKMSDWYIAHLPADKVPFWDFDDPAIPNTQKDSSAASLAASALLMISDLASAPADKSTYAVAAGGMLEALSSPEYLADNTQSRSILNRGAWYVPAPISSQESGLIWGDYYFLEALNRYSGRI; encoded by the coding sequence ATGATGAAACTGAAACGCCCTAAACGCTCGGCCACCCCTCCGCGACAACGTGGCACCCGCCCGGGCCTCGAGCCGCTGGAATCTCGGGTCCTCTTTGCGTTTTCGGCGAACGTCAACTTCCAGCCGGCGGGCGTTCCTGTCCCAGTGGGGTATGTCGCCGATACCGGACTCGTCTACGGCGCACGCAACGGCCTGACCTACGGATGGAACGCGGCCAACAACAACGGCCTTGACCGCAACAGCAGCCTTTCCCCCGATCAGCGCTACGACACATTCAACCGCCTGCAGGCGACCGGCGCCGGCAATACCTGGGAGATCGCCGTCCCCAATGGCAGCTACCAGGTCACGATCGTCGGCGGCGACTCCTGGATCGGCGGCGTCTACAAGATTGATGTCGAAGGGGTTCGCGCCATCGACGGCGTACAGACCGATGCCAGCCGCTGGCTGTCCGGTAGTAAGACGATCGCCGTCACCGACGGCAAGCTCACCGTAAAAGCCGGCAGCGGTGCATCCGGCGCGAAGGTCAATTTCATCCAGATCACGGAGGTTCCCCCTCCCAACCCACAGCCGGTGATCTCCGGCTTGTCGCTGGTGAACGCCGCCACCGAGCAGGTCATCGGCACACTCACCAACGGGCAGGAGATCAATCAGGCCGTCGTTGGCGATCAGCTGTCAGTCCTGGCGACTATCGGCGGCACGACCAGCGGCAGCGTCAAGTTCGATCTGGACGGCACCTACTCGCGCGTCGAAAGCGGTCTTCCGTATACGCTGTTCGGCGACAATCCCGGCGATATCCTTCCCGGGCCGCTTCCCGTCGGCACACACCAGCTCGTGGTGACGCCATACAGCGCGGTCAACGCCGGCGGGATCGCCGGAACGCCGGTGACGATCAACTTCACCGTCGTTAACGCCGCCCCGCCGCTCTTCGCGGCCAAGATCAACTTCCAGCCGGCCGGCACCCCGATTCCAGCCGGATATCTCGCCGACACCGGACTCGTCTATGGCGTACGCAACGGGCTGACGTACGGTTGGAACGCGGCCAACCCCAACATGGTTGACCGAAACGCAGTCGAATCGCCCGATCAACTCCGGGATACCTTCGCTCGGCTGCAGGCGGCCAACTCCGGCACCATCTGGGAAATCGCCGTTCCCAATGGGAACTATCAGGTCACGATTGTCGGCGGCGATGCCTGGATTGGCGGGGTTTACAAGATCGAGGTCGAGGGCGCCCTCGCGATCGACGGCGTACAGACCTCGGCCAGCCGCTGGCTTACCGGCAACAAGACCGTCGTCGTGAGCGACGGCAAACTGACGGTCAAGGCCGCCAGCGGTGCCCAGGGCGCGAAGGTCAACTTCATCGACATCACCGCGGTTCCGACCGTTCCCCCGGGCTCCGTGCCTTCGATTGCTGGCGTCACCCTCGTGAATGCCGCGACCGATTCCGATCTCGGCGCTCTGTTCAACGGCCGCGCGATTAACCTTGCCGAGCTCGGAACGCAGCTCAACCTGCGTGCGGACCTCGGCGCCAATCCCGCGGGGAGCGTTCGCTTCTCGATCGACGGCGTCTCGGTGCGGGTGGACGATGGCGCGATCTACACCATCGGCGGAGACAACGGTTCGGATTACCTCCCCTGGACCCCGACCGTCGGCAATCATCGACTGGTCGTTACGCCGTACACCGGCCCGGGCGGTACTGGTACCGCGGGGACGGCCAAGACCGTCGATTTCAAAGTCATCAACCAGCCACCGCCGACGGTTGCTGCCGTGACGCTCGTCAATGCCGCGACGGACAAAGATATCTTCCCACTGACCGAAGGGCAGATCCTGAACCTGTACACGCTCGGCCGCCAGCTCAACATCAATGCGACCCTGGCAACCAGTCTTACGACGGCGAGCGTGAAGTTTGTTTTCGACGGCGTGAGCCGCATCGAAAGCAGCGCCCCGTTCGCCGCTTTCAGCGACGACGGCGGCGATTTCGTCGCCTGGACGCCGTCGCCCGGCCCGCACACGCTGGTCATTACGCCGTACTCGGGCACCGGAGCGACCGGCTTGGCCGGGCCGAGCGTAACCGTCAACTTCACGGTCATTGATGTCGCGCCGCCGATCGTCAGCGCGCTGATGCTGGTCAATACCGCAACGGGCGAGCCCGTCCTTCCGCTGACCAACGGCATGACGCTCGACCTGACGCAGACCGGGTCGGCACTGACCGTGCGAGCCAATGTCTCGCCGAGCACACCGGCCGGTATGGTCAGCTTCCTGCTCGACGGCTGGAAGCGAACCGTGGACACCGCCGGCCCGTTCTTCGCCCCCGGCGACGACGGAACGGCGACCCTGGAACTGACGCCTGGCTTTCATACGCTAACTGTGATCGCCGCGACGGCCGGCGACACCCCGATCGCCGGACCGGCATACTCGGTTTCGTTCACCGTCACGCCATTCGCGCCGACGGTATCGCCGAACACTGTCGTGGATCAGCGCCTGGCGACACTGCTGAACTTCTCCGCCCGGCAGCTCAACCTGACCCTCGACGACTTTGCCGGGACCGGCAAGTTCCCACAAGTCACGTTGCCGAACGGCCTCTGGAGCCAGGTGACGGCGGCGACCTGGTCCAGCGGGTTCATGCCGGGCATGCTGTGGCAGATGTTCAACGCGACCGGCGACGACTACTGGCGCGAGAAAGCCATCCCGCTGGCCAACGCCTTCAAGGGGAACGTTACCTGGACAGAAGACACCGAGTTCCGGTGCTTCGTGCCCATGCTGCAGCTCTACGCCGTCACCGGCGACACCGCCATTCGCGACCTGCTCCTCACCGCGGCAGCCAACAAGAGCGCGCAGTTCGACCCCGACGTGCAGGGCTTCTTCACGAGCTGGCGGACCAGTTCTTCGGGCAATCCGAAGGCCAACTTTGGCGTACTGATGGACCAGATGATGGACTTGGAACTGCTGTTCTGGGCCGCCAAGCAGACCGGCAACCAGACCTACTACAACCAGGCCGTCGCCAACGCGCGTACCGTCGCCAAGCACCTGGTCCGCCCCGACGGATCGAGCTTCCACTGGGGCTACTTCGACAAAGACACCGGCGACTTCATCAGCGGCGAAACCGCCCAGGGCTATGCCAACAACAGTACCTGGGCTCGCGGACAGGCGTGGGGCATGTACGCCTTTGCGATGGCTTACCGCGAAACCGGCCTGACCGAGTTCCTCGACACCGCCCGCAAGATGTCCGATTGGTACATCGCGCACCTACCGGCCGACAAAGTCCCATTCTGGGACTTTGATGACCCGGCGATCCCCAATACGCAGAAAGACAGCTCCGCCGCGTCGCTGGCGGCATCGGCGCTTCTGATGATCTCCGACCTCGCCTCTGCCCCTGCCGACAAATCCACCTATGCGGTGGCCGCCGGCGGCATGCTCGAGGCGCTTTCGTCCCCCGAATACCTCGCCGACAACACCCAAAGTCGATCGATCCTCAACCGCGGCGCATGGTACGTGCCGGCCCCCATCAGCTCGCAGGAAAGCGGTTTGATTTGGGGTGATTACTACTTCCTGGAGGCCCTTAACCGGTATTCCGGACGTATCTGA
- the pyrF gene encoding orotidine-5'-phosphate decarboxylase — protein MPDLFGDRLIDAIASRQAPICVGIDPIFDQFPSELTEDIDPGDTDAVLDSIFEFTTRVLETVAPLVPVVKFQSAYFEKYLWEGVEAYYSLIAEAKAMGLLVIGDIKRGDIGTTAAAYAEGHLDDVATDDIEDAATPDAITVNPMMGADTLEPFVKVARATDKGLFVLVRTSNPGSGEFQDVKLEDGRTWSEMLAERVNQIAEGLVGSSGYSSIGTVVGATQTATMESLRRRLPKSIFLLPGYGAQGATAEMTRSAFQNKTGAVVSASRSILYAHKDKKYAAHFGDDWEAAVKQAVLDMKADLDKVLS, from the coding sequence ATGCCCGACCTCTTCGGTGACAGACTCATTGACGCGATCGCCTCCAGGCAGGCTCCCATCTGCGTGGGCATCGACCCCATATTCGACCAGTTCCCGTCGGAACTGACCGAAGACATCGACCCCGGCGATACCGATGCCGTCCTCGACTCAATCTTCGAGTTCACCACGCGCGTGCTCGAAACCGTCGCCCCACTGGTGCCGGTGGTTAAGTTTCAGTCGGCGTACTTCGAGAAGTACCTCTGGGAAGGCGTCGAGGCGTACTACAGCCTGATCGCCGAGGCCAAGGCGATGGGCCTGCTGGTGATCGGGGACATTAAGCGGGGCGACATCGGCACGACCGCCGCCGCCTACGCCGAGGGGCACCTGGACGACGTCGCGACCGACGACATCGAAGACGCCGCGACGCCAGACGCGATCACGGTCAACCCGATGATGGGTGCCGACACGCTCGAGCCGTTCGTGAAGGTCGCCCGCGCCACCGACAAGGGCCTGTTCGTGCTGGTCCGCACGAGCAACCCCGGTTCCGGCGAGTTTCAGGACGTCAAACTCGAAGACGGCCGAACCTGGTCGGAAATGCTCGCCGAACGCGTGAACCAGATCGCCGAGGGATTGGTCGGCTCCAGCGGCTACAGCTCGATCGGCACCGTGGTCGGCGCAACCCAGACGGCGACAATGGAGTCCCTCCGCCGACGGCTGCCGAAGTCGATCTTCCTGCTGCCCGGTTACGGCGCACAGGGTGCCACGGCCGAGATGACGCGATCGGCGTTCCAGAACAAAACGGGTGCGGTTGTCTCGGCCAGCCGGAGCATTCTGTACGCCCACAAGGACAAGAAATACGCCGCCCACTTCGGCGATGACTGGGAAGCGGCGGTGAAGCAGGCGGTGCTGGATATGAAGGCGGATCTGGACAAGGTTTTGTCGTAG
- the murD gene encoding UDP-N-acetylmuramoyl-L-alanine--D-glutamate ligase — MMLRDLSGKRVTIAGLGHFGGNIAAAKWLVEQGAEVLVTDRAPADKLADSLAQLAGLPITFKLGGHDLADFNQVDLVVASPAIPPSNEYLKAARLMGVPVTTEICLFLERCPAPVVGVTGTKGKSTTSAMLGEILKRGRTTWFGGNIGKSLLPELPNIQRDHVVVLELSSFMLHYTGENLWSPHVAVVTLLAPDHLDWHGNFDAYAEAKRNIVRFQHAGDIAVVNEESAALMAWFEERPKGRVVRYGVEGRRPFELLIPGRHNQLNAQGAFAAAAALGVSWDDAAAALGRYKGLPHRLQLVHEAGGVRWFNDSIATIPEAAVAATSAFDPGRVIQIVGGSDKGLDITPMVDVLARRTKAVLCIGTTGPSVAAQLRKAGARDVRECGDLTSAVGAAKEIAVAGDVVLLSTGFASYDQFTNFEDRGEQFARLAL; from the coding sequence ATGATGCTCCGCGATCTCTCAGGAAAGCGCGTCACCATCGCCGGCCTTGGCCATTTCGGCGGGAATATCGCTGCGGCGAAATGGCTCGTCGAGCAGGGTGCGGAAGTGCTCGTCACCGACCGCGCCCCGGCCGATAAGCTCGCCGATTCGCTCGCCCAGCTCGCCGGTCTCCCGATCACCTTCAAGCTCGGCGGGCATGATCTCGCCGACTTCAATCAGGTCGATCTCGTCGTCGCGTCGCCCGCCATTCCGCCAAGCAACGAGTACCTTAAAGCCGCCCGGCTCATGGGCGTGCCGGTGACGACCGAGATCTGCCTGTTCCTCGAACGTTGCCCCGCCCCGGTCGTCGGTGTGACCGGAACCAAGGGCAAATCGACGACGTCCGCCATGCTCGGCGAGATCCTGAAGCGCGGCCGAACGACCTGGTTCGGCGGGAACATCGGCAAATCGCTCCTTCCGGAACTGCCGAACATCCAGCGCGATCACGTCGTCGTCCTCGAGTTGTCGAGCTTTATGCTTCACTACACGGGCGAGAATCTCTGGTCGCCGCATGTGGCCGTCGTAACGCTTCTGGCTCCCGACCATCTCGACTGGCACGGCAACTTCGACGCCTACGCGGAAGCCAAGCGAAACATCGTTCGGTTTCAGCACGCCGGCGACATTGCGGTTGTGAACGAGGAGTCGGCGGCGCTGATGGCCTGGTTCGAAGAACGACCGAAAGGCCGCGTCGTCCGCTACGGCGTCGAAGGACGCCGGCCGTTCGAACTGCTGATCCCCGGCCGGCACAACCAGCTCAACGCGCAGGGCGCGTTCGCGGCCGCTGCCGCCCTGGGCGTCTCGTGGGACGACGCTGCCGCCGCACTCGGTCGTTACAAGGGCCTTCCCCACCGCCTTCAACTCGTCCACGAAGCCGGCGGCGTGCGGTGGTTTAACGACTCGATCGCCACCATCCCCGAAGCGGCTGTCGCGGCGACGTCTGCTTTCGATCCCGGCAGGGTGATCCAGATCGTCGGCGGATCGGACAAGGGGCTCGACATCACTCCCATGGTCGATGTCCTTGCGAGACGCACCAAAGCCGTGCTGTGCATCGGAACCACCGGGCCGAGCGTCGCCGCTCAATTGCGCAAGGCCGGGGCGCGTGACGTCCGGGAGTGTGGCGACCTCACCAGCGCCGTCGGAGCCGCGAAGGAGATTGCCGTGGCAGGCGACGTCGTGCTGTTGAGCACGGGCTTTGCGAGTTACGACCAGTTCACCAATTTCGAGGATCGCGGAGAGCAATTCGCTCGGCTTGCGCTGTAG
- a CDS encoding SDR family NAD(P)-dependent oxidoreductase, whose product MNHPVAVITGAGKGIGRATAIELARRGYALALAARTDSDLLQTLSAAEATDRGIAVPTDVSKYAEIDRLIDVTLDRFDRIDAIVHCAGIAPVRSLAAMTPAEWQETIDTNLSAAFHLIRAAWPAFERQRGGAIVNVSSLATRDPFPGFGAYGAAKAGMNLLGLMAAREGEPIGVRAYTVAPGAVETGMFRKIMTPEQFPKEKTLDPADVARVIAGCIQGDLRYASGEVIYLHRTAT is encoded by the coding sequence ATGAACCATCCAGTAGCCGTTATCACCGGGGCAGGGAAAGGGATCGGTCGAGCGACGGCGATCGAACTGGCCCGGCGGGGTTACGCGCTAGCCCTGGCCGCCCGGACCGACTCCGACCTGCTTCAAACGCTCAGCGCGGCTGAAGCCACCGACCGCGGCATCGCCGTTCCGACCGATGTGAGCAAGTACGCGGAAATCGATCGCCTGATCGACGTGACGCTCGACCGCTTTGATCGCATCGACGCGATCGTGCACTGTGCGGGCATTGCTCCCGTTCGGTCGCTCGCCGCGATGACGCCGGCCGAATGGCAGGAGACGATCGATACGAATCTGTCGGCGGCGTTTCACCTGATCCGTGCCGCCTGGCCGGCGTTCGAACGGCAGCGCGGCGGTGCGATCGTCAACGTCTCGTCGCTCGCAACGCGCGACCCGTTTCCCGGTTTCGGCGCTTATGGCGCGGCCAAGGCCGGAATGAACCTCCTGGGGCTCATGGCCGCCCGGGAAGGTGAACCGATCGGCGTGCGGGCCTACACCGTTGCGCCCGGCGCGGTCGAGACCGGAATGTTCCGCAAGATCATGACGCCCGAGCAGTTTCCGAAGGAAAAGACCCTCGATCCCGCGGATGTCGCCCGGGTGATCGCCGGTTGCATCCAAGGCGACCTCCGATATGCCAGCGGTGAAGTGATCTACCTGCACCGTACGGCTACGTAG
- a CDS encoding 1-deoxy-D-xylulose-5-phosphate reductoisomerase produces MPKRIAILGSTGSIGCNALDVVAALGPDYSVTALSAGRNCAKLLEQVRLCRPAAVAIADHHPDPAVVAELKSLGVSVSVGPESLVEIATRDDVDIVLAAVVGAAGLPAVIAAVRAGKTLALANKESLVVAGSILMPEARARGVPVLPVDSEHSAIFQAMRAGSPKEVAHIVLTASGGPFRTWPRERIEDATLEDALRHPTWRMGNKITIDSATMFNKALEIIEARWLFDLPAEQIRVVIHPESVVHSLVEFVDGSVIAQLSPPDMRTPIQYALTYPERTPGPARRMDWKDKFTLHFEPPDPVRFPALSLAYDAVRSGGTMGAVLNAANEAAVELFASGKIAFGEISRLVGFTMGRHSVQTRPSLDDLLEADRWARQAVLEKSGQRVLERSV; encoded by the coding sequence TTGCCAAAACGAATTGCAATTCTCGGTTCCACCGGCTCGATCGGGTGCAACGCGCTGGACGTCGTCGCCGCGTTGGGGCCTGACTATTCCGTGACGGCACTGTCGGCGGGTCGGAACTGCGCCAAGTTGCTCGAGCAGGTACGCCTCTGCCGACCCGCTGCGGTCGCCATCGCGGACCATCATCCCGATCCTGCCGTCGTCGCCGAGCTCAAGTCGCTCGGCGTTAGCGTTTCCGTGGGCCCGGAATCGCTGGTCGAAATCGCCACCCGAGACGATGTCGATATCGTGCTTGCCGCCGTGGTAGGCGCGGCCGGGTTGCCGGCTGTGATCGCCGCTGTGCGGGCGGGCAAGACGCTGGCGCTGGCGAACAAAGAGAGCCTGGTCGTCGCCGGTTCGATCCTGATGCCCGAGGCGCGAGCGCGTGGCGTCCCGGTATTGCCGGTGGATTCCGAGCACTCGGCCATTTTCCAGGCCATGCGGGCGGGATCACCGAAGGAAGTCGCCCACATCGTTCTGACCGCCAGCGGCGGCCCCTTCCGCACCTGGCCCCGCGAACGCATCGAAGACGCCACCCTCGAAGACGCGCTCCGCCATCCCACCTGGCGGATGGGAAACAAGATCACGATCGACTCGGCGACCATGTTCAACAAGGCGCTGGAGATCATCGAGGCCCGCTGGCTTTTCGATCTGCCTGCCGAGCAGATTCGCGTGGTCATTCATCCCGAATCGGTCGTGCACTCGCTGGTCGAGTTCGTTGACGGATCGGTCATCGCCCAGCTCTCGCCGCCCGACATGCGCACGCCTATTCAGTACGCACTGACGTATCCGGAGCGTACGCCAGGACCTGCGCGTCGGATGGATTGGAAAGACAAGTTCACGCTGCACTTCGAGCCGCCCGACCCCGTACGATTTCCTGCGTTATCGCTGGCCTACGACGCCGTCCGTTCCGGTGGCACGATGGGCGCGGTTCTGAATGCCGCCAACGAAGCCGCGGTCGAGTTGTTCGCGTCCGGTAAGATCGCGTTCGGAGAGATTTCCCGCCTCGTCGGGTTTACAATGGGTCGACATTCGGTTCAGACCCGACCGTCGCTGGACGATCTTCTCGAGGCGGACCGCTGGGCCCGACAGGCGGTACTCGAAAAGAGCGGACAGCGGGTGCTGGAGCGGAGTGTTTGA
- a CDS encoding site-2 protease family protein — translation MLQSAGILALSPYLENAGYLALLAFGFGFVVFWHELGHFLAAKWAGVRVEQFAVGFAHAVVSWRKGMGFRLGSSQREYKKSVYRHLGKEYPDKGEPTEIISDLQMREGGEALGLGETEYRLNWLPLGGYVKMLGQDDLRPNSEADDPKAYNRQSIGKRMVIVSAGVVMNVILAAIGFMILFSFGFNVAPTKVGSVLPNSPAQLAGVRVGDDIIQLDGRDLHNDQTKLQLNAALSASNQDIPIKVSRLMKDNSRQELNLDIIPAKADLGGIKLVGLGVGPYLDLATLSVEEGQRLKEIKDEAKHIFWNSRLLKPGDKITAVNGTAVGKGDYAVLDAHLQTGQTVTIEVTDKDGKKRQESFNPMFVPPFGSNQWDLLGMVPRHQVTSVIPDSPVFEKAQSGDILLEVRDGQTVDGKSLPTFSSLSKFVNDQAKADKKIRLTVLRDGKLVELEPTKPIEIRRGIYGVGIGMAVDDSAAVVAEAVAGSPAAAAGLTPKSTIKAVNGTAVANWRDVHTTIRKALPADATAATVELTYATDGGETKKAELKLSATDILAVRNVRYDSGLALSPTKEKRLASGLVQATQWGVIETRDFILQFYVTLQRMVTGDVSATNLMGPVGIFQTGTNIASKGPDWLIWFLSMISANLAVVNFLPIPIVDGGLFTFLLLEKIKGKPASPRTQMIAQYVGLVLLLSIFVFVTWQDIANFKFR, via the coding sequence ATGCTTCAATCCGCCGGAATCCTGGCGCTGTCGCCATATCTCGAAAATGCCGGATACCTCGCGCTGCTGGCGTTTGGTTTCGGCTTCGTGGTCTTCTGGCACGAGCTGGGCCACTTCCTGGCCGCCAAGTGGGCCGGCGTGCGCGTCGAACAGTTTGCCGTCGGCTTCGCCCACGCGGTGGTGTCGTGGCGCAAGGGCATGGGCTTCCGACTCGGCAGCAGCCAGCGCGAGTACAAAAAGTCCGTCTACCGGCACCTCGGCAAAGAGTATCCCGACAAGGGCGAGCCCACTGAAATCATCTCCGACCTGCAGATGCGGGAAGGTGGCGAGGCCCTTGGCCTGGGTGAAACCGAGTACCGCCTCAACTGGCTCCCCCTCGGCGGCTACGTGAAAATGCTCGGCCAGGACGACCTGCGCCCCAATTCCGAGGCCGACGACCCCAAGGCGTACAACCGCCAGTCCATCGGCAAGCGAATGGTGATCGTTTCGGCCGGCGTGGTGATGAACGTCATCCTCGCGGCGATCGGGTTCATGATCCTGTTCAGCTTCGGGTTCAATGTCGCGCCGACGAAGGTCGGCTCGGTCCTGCCGAACTCTCCGGCACAACTCGCCGGTGTGCGGGTGGGCGACGACATCATTCAGCTCGACGGTCGCGATCTGCACAACGACCAGACCAAGCTCCAACTCAACGCCGCCCTGTCGGCCAGCAACCAGGATATTCCCATCAAGGTCAGCCGGCTGATGAAGGACAACAGCCGACAGGAACTGAATCTCGACATCATCCCCGCCAAGGCCGACCTCGGCGGCATCAAGCTGGTGGGGCTCGGCGTCGGGCCGTATCTCGACCTGGCCACACTTTCGGTCGAGGAAGGTCAGCGGCTCAAGGAGATCAAGGACGAAGCCAAACACATCTTCTGGAACTCGCGACTGCTCAAGCCCGGCGACAAGATCACCGCCGTCAACGGCACCGCCGTCGGCAAAGGCGACTACGCGGTCCTCGACGCCCACCTGCAGACCGGCCAGACGGTGACCATCGAAGTCACCGACAAGGACGGTAAAAAGCGGCAGGAGTCGTTCAATCCCATGTTCGTTCCGCCGTTCGGATCAAACCAGTGGGATCTGCTGGGCATGGTGCCGCGCCACCAGGTGACCTCCGTCATTCCCGATTCGCCGGTGTTCGAAAAAGCACAGAGTGGCGACATCCTGCTCGAAGTGCGCGACGGGCAGACGGTTGACGGAAAATCACTGCCCACCTTCAGCAGCCTGAGCAAGTTCGTCAACGACCAGGCCAAGGCTGACAAGAAAATCCGGCTCACGGTTCTCCGCGACGGGAAACTGGTCGAACTGGAGCCGACCAAGCCGATCGAAATCCGCCGGGGTATCTACGGCGTGGGGATTGGAATGGCGGTGGACGATTCGGCCGCCGTAGTAGCCGAGGCTGTTGCGGGATCGCCCGCTGCCGCTGCCGGGCTGACACCCAAATCGACGATCAAGGCCGTCAATGGCACCGCGGTAGCCAACTGGCGCGACGTGCACACCACAATCCGCAAAGCCCTTCCCGCCGACGCCACTGCCGCCACCGTTGAACTCACCTACGCCACCGACGGCGGGGAAACGAAGAAAGCTGAACTCAAGCTCTCAGCCACCGACATCCTCGCGGTCCGCAATGTCCGCTACGATTCCGGGCTCGCACTGAGCCCGACCAAGGAAAAGCGTCTGGCCAGCGGGCTTGTGCAGGCAACCCAGTGGGGCGTTATCGAAACGCGTGACTTTATCCTGCAGTTCTACGTGACGCTCCAGCGCATGGTCACCGGCGACGTCAGCGCCACGAACCTGATGGGGCCGGTCGGTATCTTCCAGACCGGAACCAACATCGCCTCCAAGGGCCCGGACTGGCTCATCTGGTTCCTTTCGATGATCTCGGCCAACCTGGCGGTCGTGAACTTCCTGCCGATCCCGATTGTCGACGGCGGCCTGTTCACCTTCCTGCTGCTGGAGAAGATCAAGGGCAAGCCCGCCTCGCCGCGAACGCAGATGATCGCTCAGTATGTCGGGCTGGTGTTGCTGCTGAGCATCTTTGTGTTCGTCACCTGGCAGGACATCGCGAACTTCAAGTTCCGTTAA